The Triticum dicoccoides isolate Atlit2015 ecotype Zavitan chromosome 6A, WEW_v2.0, whole genome shotgun sequence genome has a window encoding:
- the LOC119317632 gene encoding galactan beta-1,4-galactosyltransferase GALS1-like yields MKKKDAGGGGGGGGGGAFVAAPCVDIKLFVASLAFLTLFVALWQLQPYGSLLAAARSSASAPPCALPLANNTKVHSANSTSSDAATKTAPVATSAPAIPAAAAAVPMQLAKPAARAEDPNTNKPVLPRPHVSSAARAEQPNKPVLPRPHVTAAARAEEPKRPVPRPSGSAAVRPEDPNKRVLRPYGSAAALFVQMGAYRGGPRTFAIVGLASKPTHVFGTPYFKCEWQPNPSAADPAPRAVRTKAYKILPDWGYGRVYTTVVVNCTFPSNPNAANAGGRLLVHAYHSTASRRYERFVALEEAPGAYDEAAFSPPFQYDYLYCGSSLYGNLSADRMREWVAYHAHFFGPRSHFVFHDAGGVSPEVRAVLEPWIRAGRVTVQDVRAQAEFDSYYYNQFLVVNDCLHRYRHAANWTFFFDVDEYLYLPNGQALDQVLGRLSGYTQFTIEQNPMSTKLCVKNPRNDYSREWGFEKFVFRNSITRVRRDRKYAIQARNAYATGVHMSQNIYGRSTHKTEALIRYYHYHNSINVLGEPCQEFVPRPGSGRKVTFEGVPYVYDDAMKRLAGEVRRFENETIGSSSLT; encoded by the exons ATGAAGAAGAAAGacgcgggaggaggcggcggcggcggtggcggtggggcgTTCGTCGCCGCCCCGTGCGTCGACATCAAGCTCTTCGTCGCCTCGCTCGCCTTCCTCACGCTCTTCGTCGCATTGTGGCAGCTCCAGCCCTACGgctccctcctcgccgccgcccgctcctccgCCTCCGCGCCCCCATGCGCCCTCCCCCTCGCCAACAACACTAAGGTCCACTCCGCCAACTCGACGTCCTCCGACGCAGCTACCAAGACCGCACCGGTGGCGACGTCGGCTCCGgccatccccgccgccgccgccgctgttccgATGCAGCTGGCGAAGCCGGCGGCGCGGGCGGAGGACCCGAACACGAACAAGCCGGTGCTCCCTCGGCCGCACGTCAGCTCGGCGGCGCGGGCGGAGCAGCCGAACAAGCCGGTACTCCCGCGGCCGCACGTAaccgcggcggcgcgggcggaggaGCCGAAAAGGCCGGTGCCCCGGCCGTCCGGCAGCGCGGCGGTGCGCCCGGAGGACCCGAACAAGCGGGTGCTCCGGCCGTACGGCAGCGCGGCGGCGCTGTTCGTGCAGATGGGCGCGTACCGGGGCGGGCCGCGGACGTTCGCCATCGTGGGGCTGGCGTCCAAGCCCACGCACGTGTTCGGCACCCCCTACTTCAAGTGCGAGTGGCAGCCCAACCCGAGCGCCGCCGACCCGGCGCCGCGCGCCGTCCGGACCAAGGCCTACAAGATCCTGCCAGACTGGGGCTACGGCCGCGTCTACACCACCGTGGTCGTCAACTGCACCTTCCCGTCCAACCCCAACGCCGCCAACGCCGGCGGCAGGCTGCTCGTGCACGCCTACCACTCCACCGCCTCCCGCCGGTACGAGCGGTTCGTCGCTCTCGAGGAGGCGCCGGGCGCCTACGACGAGGCCGCCTTCAGCCCGCCGTTCCAGTACGACTACCTCTACTGCGGCTCCTCGCTCTACGGCAACCTCAGCGCGGACCGCATGCGGGAGTGGGTGGCGTACCACGCGCACTTCTTCGGGCCCAGGTCGCACTTCGTCTTCCACGACGCCGGCGGCGTGAGCCCGGAGGTGCGGGCGGTGCTGGAGCCGTGGATCAGGGCGGGGCGGGTCACGGTGCAGGACGTCCGGGCGCAGGCCGAGTTCGACAGCTACTACTACAACCAGTTCCTGGTGGTGAACGACTGCCTGCACCGGTACCGGCACGCCGCCAACTGGACCTTCTTCTTCGACGTCGACGAGTACCTCTACCTGCCCAACGGCCAGGCTCTGGACCAGGTGCTCGGGAGGCTCTCGGGGTACACGCAGTTCACCATCGAGCAGAATCCCATGTCCACCAAGCTCTGCGTCAAGAATCCGAGGAACGATTACTCAAG GGAATGGGGATTCGAGAAGTTCGTGTTCCGGAACTCGATCACGAGGGTGCGGCGCGACCGCAAGTACGCGATCCAGGCGCGGAACGCGTACGCGACGGGGGTGCACATGTCGCAGAACATCTACGGGAGGTCGACGCACAAGACGGAGGCCCTGATCAGGTACTACCACTACCACAACTCCATCAACGTGTTGGGTGAGCCCTGCCAGGAGTTCGTGCCGCGGCCCGGCAGCGGCCGCAAGGTCACCTTCGAGGGCGTCCCCTACGTGTACGACGACGCCATGAAGCGCctcgccggcgaggtccggcggtTCGAGAACGAGACCATCGGATCGTCGTCTCTTACATGA